Proteins encoded within one genomic window of bacterium:
- the rfaE1 gene encoding D-glycero-beta-D-manno-heptose-7-phosphate kinase, translated as MKGIDINQLRHVIAGFKSTKVLVVGDLMLDRFVWGTVERISPEAPVPVVKISSESIMMGGASNVANNICALGAEALITGIIGDDIAGEEFLQLVKKQGMNEDGIILSKKRPTIVKTRIIAQHQQVVRTDKEFVSQIKSTEAKRILAYIKSNMREISAIVISDYGKGIVTRYLVKQIIKLNREFNYPIIVDPIPRHLTYYKNVTMITPNNHEAGESLKTEIKDEQSLVRVGKSLLKLLQANSILITRGEKGMSLFERDGKVANIPTVAKEVFDVTGAGDTVVGVLALCLGNKASMYESAYIANHAAGIVVGKLGTATVSIDELRKSME; from the coding sequence ATGAAAGGTATAGATATAAACCAGTTGAGACACGTGATAGCAGGGTTTAAGAGCACAAAAGTGCTTGTTGTAGGCGATCTGATGCTTGATAGATTTGTCTGGGGCACTGTGGAGCGCATTTCCCCAGAAGCGCCTGTGCCTGTTGTTAAAATCAGCTCCGAATCTATTATGATGGGTGGCGCATCTAATGTTGCAAATAATATATGTGCACTTGGTGCAGAGGCATTAATTACAGGAATTATTGGAGACGATATTGCAGGAGAAGAATTTCTGCAGTTGGTAAAGAAACAGGGCATGAATGAGGATGGAATTATTCTAAGCAAGAAAAGACCAACTATAGTGAAGACAAGAATCATTGCTCAACATCAGCAAGTTGTCAGGACAGATAAGGAATTTGTCAGCCAGATTAAGTCTACAGAAGCAAAAAGAATACTTGCATATATCAAATCCAATATGCGTGAAATTTCTGCCATTGTCATATCTGATTACGGGAAGGGCATTGTAACACGGTATCTAGTTAAACAAATTATAAAGTTGAACAGAGAATTTAATTATCCAATTATTGTTGACCCTATACCAAGACATCTTACATATTACAAGAACGTAACTATGATAACACCAAATAATCATGAAGCGGGAGAGAGTCTTAAAACAGAGATAAAGGATGAACAAAGTTTAGTGCGGGTAGGGAAGAGTTTATTAAAGTTATTACAGGCAAATTCAATATTAATCACTCGCGGAGAGAAGGGAATGTCCCTTTTTGAAAGAGACGGCAAAGTAGCCAATATTCCAACTGTTGCAAAAGAGGTTTTTGATGTAACCGGAGCAGGAGATACAGTTGTTGGAGTGCTTGCATTGTGTCTTGGAAATAAAGCATCAATGTATGAATCTGCATATATTGCAAATCATGCTGCAGGTATTGTTGTTGGGAAGCTTGGAACAGCCACAGTGTCTATAGATGAACTGAGAAAAAGCATGGAATGA
- a CDS encoding DNA methyltransferase, whose amino-acid sequence MKNTTPSFETTTLWDFPTQNYGDKPHGNNKYPGVTPAFIVWNLLQRYTKEGDLVVDPMCGSGTTIDVCKEENREVLGFDIVPYRADIKQADARKLPLDNEVADFVFIDSPYSDNIKYNEHPDNIGNISCESTKFFEELGKVAKETHRILKIGKYMAWLIGDHWRKKTGFIPVGFQMYAILEKYFKPVDMICVTRHNQTSNTGIWHKRAREFNFYLRGFKQLFIMQKI is encoded by the coding sequence ATGAAAAATACCACCCCATCATTCGAAACAACAACATTATGGGATTTTCCAACCCAAAATTATGGGGATAAACCACACGGTAATAATAAATATCCAGGTGTTACGCCTGCATTTATTGTCTGGAACTTACTTCAAAGGTACACAAAAGAAGGAGATTTGGTGGTTGACCCTATGTGTGGAAGTGGAACTACTATCGATGTTTGTAAGGAAGAAAATCGAGAGGTGCTAGGATTTGATATAGTGCCTTACAGAGCAGATATAAAACAAGCTGATGCTAGAAAATTACCATTGGATAATGAAGTCGCAGATTTTGTTTTTATTGATTCGCCTTATTCGGATAATATAAAATATAATGAACACCCTGATAATATTGGTAACATTTCTTGCGAAAGCACAAAATTCTTTGAAGAATTAGGAAAAGTTGCAAAGGAAACGCATCGGATTTTAAAAATAGGAAAGTATATGGCATGGCTTATTGGAGACCACTGGCGCAAAAAAACTGGATTTATCCCAGTTGGTTTCCAAATGTATGCTATTTTAGAAAAATATTTTAAACCAGTTGATATGATATGTGTTACACGGCACAATCAAACATCCAATACAGGAATTTGGCATAAACGAGCAAGAGAATTCAACTTTTATTTACGAGGGTTTAAGCAACTGTTCATTATGCAGAAAATTTAA
- a CDS encoding 2-oxoacid:acceptor oxidoreductase family protein translates to MQRILVAGFGGQGIVSMGKMLAYAGMKEGKHVTSLPSYGPEMRGGTANCSVIISEREIASPFISHPDTLIVMNQASLDKFSKLVLNDGLIIANSSLVKINKDIRTKIRVVEVPANDMAIGLENLKVANMIVLGAFARETGEVKLDFLKSALEKILPPRRHNLIPINVKALERGFKA, encoded by the coding sequence ATGCAGCGGATTCTTGTAGCAGGTTTTGGCGGGCAGGGAATAGTGTCAATGGGTAAGATGCTGGCATATGCCGGCATGAAAGAAGGTAAACACGTTACCTCTCTTCCTTCATACGGGCCGGAAATGCGTGGAGGAACTGCAAATTGCTCAGTTATTATATCGGAAAGAGAAATAGCTTCTCCATTTATATCACATCCGGATACGCTTATTGTAATGAACCAGGCATCATTGGATAAATTTTCCAAACTTGTTTTGAATGATGGACTCATAATTGCGAACAGTAGTCTGGTAAAAATAAATAAGGATATAAGGACTAAAATAAGAGTTGTAGAAGTTCCTGCAAATGATATGGCAATTGGGCTTGAGAATCTGAAGGTAGCAAATATGATTGTTTTAGGAGCATTTGCGAGGGAAACTGGTGAGGTAAAGCTGGATTTTCTAAAGTCAGCTTTAGAAAAAATCCTTCCTCCCAGGAGACATAATCTTATCCCAATAAATGTTAAGGCATTAGAGAGAGGATTCAAGGCATGA